A window of the Diceros bicornis minor isolate mBicDic1 chromosome 12, mDicBic1.mat.cur, whole genome shotgun sequence genome harbors these coding sequences:
- the FKBP1B gene encoding peptidyl-prolyl cis-trans isomerase FKBP1B isoform X1, protein MGVEIETISPGDGRTFPKKGQTCVVHYTGAGGGYVSADPSWMICAGRPGMLQNGKKFDSSRDRNKPFKFRIGKQEVIKGFEEGAAQMSLGQRAKLTCTPDVAYGATGHPGVIPPNATLIFDVELLNLE, encoded by the exons ATGGGCGTGGAGATCGAGACCATCTCCCCGGGAGACG GAAGGACATTCCCCAAGAAGGGCCAGACGTGTGTGGTGCACTATACAG GAGCCGGAGGAGGTTACGTCTCTGCTGACCCCTCCTGGATGATCTGTGCTGGAAGGCCAG GAATGCTCCAAAATGGGAAGAAATTCGATTCTTCTAGAGACAGAAACAAACCTTTCAAGTTCAGAATTGGCAAACAGGAAGTCATCAAGGGTTTTGAAGAGGGTGCAGCCCAG ATGAGCTTGGGGCAGAGGGCGAAGCTGACCTGCACCCCTGATGTGGCGTACGGAGCCACGGGCCACCCCGGTGTCATCCCTCCCAATGCCACCCTCATCTTTGACGTGGAGCTGCTCAACTTAGAGTGA
- the FKBP1B gene encoding peptidyl-prolyl cis-trans isomerase FKBP1B isoform X2, producing MGVEIETISPGDGRTFPKKGQTCVVHYTGMLQNGKKFDSSRDRNKPFKFRIGKQEVIKGFEEGAAQMSLGQRAKLTCTPDVAYGATGHPGVIPPNATLIFDVELLNLE from the exons ATGGGCGTGGAGATCGAGACCATCTCCCCGGGAGACG GAAGGACATTCCCCAAGAAGGGCCAGACGTGTGTGGTGCACTATACAG GAATGCTCCAAAATGGGAAGAAATTCGATTCTTCTAGAGACAGAAACAAACCTTTCAAGTTCAGAATTGGCAAACAGGAAGTCATCAAGGGTTTTGAAGAGGGTGCAGCCCAG ATGAGCTTGGGGCAGAGGGCGAAGCTGACCTGCACCCCTGATGTGGCGTACGGAGCCACGGGCCACCCCGGTGTCATCCCTCCCAATGCCACCCTCATCTTTGACGTGGAGCTGCTCAACTTAGAGTGA
- the FKBP1B gene encoding peptidyl-prolyl cis-trans isomerase FKBP1B isoform X3, with amino-acid sequence MGVEIETISPGDGRTFPKKGQTCVVHYTGMLQNGKKFDSSRDRNKPFKFRIGKQEVIKGFEEGAAQLGPLSPLPICPHPC; translated from the exons ATGGGCGTGGAGATCGAGACCATCTCCCCGGGAGACG GAAGGACATTCCCCAAGAAGGGCCAGACGTGTGTGGTGCACTATACAG GAATGCTCCAAAATGGGAAGAAATTCGATTCTTCTAGAGACAGAAACAAACCTTTCAAGTTCAGAATTGGCAAACAGGAAGTCATCAAGGGTTTTGAAGAGGGTGCAGCCCAG ctgggtcctctttctcctctccccatcTGCCCCCATCCCTGCTAG